CAAGGACATGGATGTATTTGGGACATACCTTTAAAGTTTGGCCTTGCTCCAAAATGGATTTCATGTTGATCAAAACCTTTATTTGCTTCTGTTGGTTTCATTGGTTTTCTTTCTGTTTCAGAAAATGGTGGAATTTCTTCACTTAGCCTCTTCCATCTCCATAAGGTAGCCACTAAGGTGCTAGATATTAGTGCTAATGCAAACGAGCATATGAGAAGAACGTCCACTATTGAGGAGGCAGTTTTCTGTTCAGATGACTTCTTATTAGGCCTGATAATAATATGGTTGAAGATGCTAAGGAATGCTAGAAAAATGATAGACGCCAACAGAAGGAGGACGGCCATCCATCGCAAGTTCTCAAGTCCATATACTGCATAACCAGAACGCTTGTTGGCGAGATGAATGGTTTGTATTTTAGAGACCTCATCTAGCACTTCGCGTAGGGATTTGTTGGCTTGGTGTTCCCGCGTGACAAACACTTTAAGTTGtagataactttgttcttcaTCAAAAACCTGCGGTAGGACTGGGTCTAACAAGCAGATGCTTTGGGAATCTTTTATGGTGTAGACAAGCTGTACTTTTACAGGTAATACATTTTTGTTACTTCTTGCTGAGGCAATTTCTTGCAGAATGCTGAAGAATGGTGTAACCCCAATTCCACCTGCAACTAGAAGTAGACTATCATATCTGCAGAAGATTCAACAACTTATTATATATGGGGAAATATGATTGATAACTTGGTCTAAAATCAAACATGAAATAACATCATTTCCTTCACCTCAGAAAGTCCATTGATGAAGGTCCATAAGGGCCTTCTGTTGCTACGTGAAAAAATCTCATTCCATCAGCTTCTGCGTCAGTCTTTGAATGTAGCATATTATAGAGAGTGCGGGTCCACCGTCCCTCAGCTTTGATCAAAATAGAGATAGTGTCTTTATCAACTTTGGAGCTAGAAGTTATGCTAAAGGGATGCCATTGAAAATTTGAAATATTCGGGATCTTGACATAAATCACGCTTGTTGGTGTATACTTCAACCCTGAAATAGTGTGTTGAGTAGGTTGATTATTTAGGCCCAGTCATGAATTAAGAAAGCATATTCGCATTTAAATTGGAGAGAGATTACTGATTTTGTACTTGGATCTTTTGGCAGTGTCAACTCTATGGCTTTGGAAGGGAAGATTCGAGCAGAAAGAATATACGTTTCTGGCCTCGATTGAATTATTCGGAGTATCTTGTCAAGGCAAAACAAAAAAATGCCAGGGAAAACCATGTAAAAGTGGCGATCTCCAGCGTGAAGCAGGAAAAATAGTATGAACACTATGTACAAATGATGTGTATAATAGAAGATCTCGAATCGTTTCCTTCTGATCTGTGGAAGTGACGTGATCCAGATGACCAATCCTGTAACAAGACTGATCTCCCCAGCAAGGTAAATACGCCCTACCTTTTGCCATTTCCACATCTATAATTTTCCACAAAAAAGGACTTAGTAACAAAGCATAGATAGATATGTTCAAACTAAATTGAAAAAGGAAGTAATGTTCAAATGATTACATGAGGTTACCTCATCTCCAATGCGATGTTTCAAACTAAATTGAAAAAGGAAGTAATGTTCAAATGATTACATGAGGTTACCTCATCTCCAATGCGATGTTTCATACCCCAGATTAGAAAAGTACCTCCACCATGTAAAGTGGCAAATAATATCATTGCTGTCCCAAGCCAAATGTGGTATCTCACGGAAGCTTCAAATTGGATGCCAATTAATCGAAATATTGACATCCCCCTCAagatgggaagaagaagaagagctaGGCAGGCTTCTGCTAATAAACCACACCTTGTTGCGACTCTAAAGATTCTGTATTGCCATCTGGAAACAGCCGAGTTGGAAAATATTATCAGAGAGTACTCTGATACTTTTGTTGCAAATGATGCTATCATATTTGCATGGAAATATAGGATTATACTTACACGTGCAAAGCGAATGATTTAATTGGTATCATCTTCTTGAAGTCACTGGAGATACGCGAATAGAATGTCCATGCTAGAAAGATGACGAATAGAGATACAGCAAGGATTTCAAACCCAGACAGCATTCCTATATACCTACTCACAACTAGTGGATTGGAGAGAACAGATAGTGAAGATCTTCCTTTCCTGTCAACCAAATTCAGCACATGTTTGCATGAAAGTGGCCTATATTCAACATTAGTATGCTTATATATATACTGCAGGTAAAAAGCATACCTGCTGGTTGGTTCCTTTTGTTTCAGTTCCAAGTACATAAAACCTACTATAGCTATAGCAATAACAGGGAAGGTGTAGACAGCAAAATTAAGACCTGTAGGacctcaaaaggaaaaaaaaaaaaaacattcacTATTTTGGAGGGGATTAACATTGAACAGGACATTACATTAGCATTTCTTGTACAGGTAAATGATGAGTTTGAAGTTAAACCTATACATCTAAAATAATTTGAGTTAGGAATTCAGAACCTCACCAGTTTGGGTTAAGAATGAGGTTGATGCCTTTGCTTCTGCAATTTTCCAAGTTTTAGTCCATAGTTGCGTGGGCTTGAGAAGCCAAAGTGATACCCATCCAGCAAATATCAAGACAAGTAGCAATTTAAGGAGGAAAGAGGGAATTTTAGTCATCTTTCAAGAAGAGCTGACTCTATACATGGAATGTAACGAGTTTCTATATATATAGTCTGGTAAATTATTCTGAACACCCTTCCAATATGAGTCAAATGCAAAATACATCCCTTGTACTTCAAGATTATACACTTAACCCCCTTACACAATAGAACTCCTACACAAATATTAGCTTGAAAATATTTCGACTTTACAAACTGTTAAAGTGTTACCCTATATTAACAGTGGCATCTGTTGC
This sequence is a window from Nicotiana sylvestris chromosome 3, ASM39365v2, whole genome shotgun sequence. Protein-coding genes within it:
- the LOC104244607 gene encoding ferric reduction oxidase 8, mitochondrial isoform X2 codes for the protein MTKIPSFLLKLLLVLIFAGWVSLWLLKPTQLWTKTWKIAEAKASTSFLTQTGLNFAVYTFPVIAIAIVGFMYLELKQKEPTSRKGRSSLSVLSNPLVVSRYIGMLSGFEILAVSLFVIFLAWTFYSRISSDFKKMIPIKSFALHVWQYRIFRVATRCGLLAEACLALLLLPILRGMSIFRLIGIQFEASVRYHIWLGTAMILFATLHGGGTFLIWGMKHRIGDEMWKWQKVGRIYLAGEISLVTGLVIWITSLPQIRRKRFEIFYYTHHLYIVFILFFLLHAGDRHFYMVFPGIFLFCLDKILRIIQSRPETYILSARIFPSKAIELTLPKDPRLKYTPTSVIYVKIPNISNFQWHPFSITSSSKVDKDTISILIKAEGRWTRTLYNMLHSKTDAEADGMRFFHVATEGPYGPSSMDFLRYDSLLLVAGGIGVTPFFSILQEIASARSNKNVLPVKVQLVYTIKDSQSICLLDPVLPQVFDEEQSYLQLKVFVTREHQANKSLREVLDEVSKIQTIHLANKRSGYAVYGLENLRWMAVLLLLASIIFLAFLSIFNHIIIRPNKKSSEQKTASSIVDVLLICSFALALISSTLVATLWRWKRLSEEIPPFSETERKPMKPTEANKGFDQHEIHFGARPNFKDIFSQFANESKGSNIGVFVCGPETMKESAATTCHQYSQTFQSRGQEQKPSFSFHPLNFTL
- the LOC104244607 gene encoding ferric reduction oxidase 8, mitochondrial isoform X1; its protein translation is MTKIPSFLLKLLLVLIFAGWVSLWLLKPTQLWTKTWKIAEAKASTSFLTQTGPTGLNFAVYTFPVIAIAIVGFMYLELKQKEPTSRKGRSSLSVLSNPLVVSRYIGMLSGFEILAVSLFVIFLAWTFYSRISSDFKKMIPIKSFALHVWQYRIFRVATRCGLLAEACLALLLLPILRGMSIFRLIGIQFEASVRYHIWLGTAMILFATLHGGGTFLIWGMKHRIGDEMWKWQKVGRIYLAGEISLVTGLVIWITSLPQIRRKRFEIFYYTHHLYIVFILFFLLHAGDRHFYMVFPGIFLFCLDKILRIIQSRPETYILSARIFPSKAIELTLPKDPRLKYTPTSVIYVKIPNISNFQWHPFSITSSSKVDKDTISILIKAEGRWTRTLYNMLHSKTDAEADGMRFFHVATEGPYGPSSMDFLRYDSLLLVAGGIGVTPFFSILQEIASARSNKNVLPVKVQLVYTIKDSQSICLLDPVLPQVFDEEQSYLQLKVFVTREHQANKSLREVLDEVSKIQTIHLANKRSGYAVYGLENLRWMAVLLLLASIIFLAFLSIFNHIIIRPNKKSSEQKTASSIVDVLLICSFALALISSTLVATLWRWKRLSEEIPPFSETERKPMKPTEANKGFDQHEIHFGARPNFKDIFSQFANESKGSNIGVFVCGPETMKESAATTCHQYSQTFQSRGQEQKPSFSFHPLNFTL